One genomic segment of Odocoileus virginianus isolate 20LAN1187 ecotype Illinois chromosome 33, Ovbor_1.2, whole genome shotgun sequence includes these proteins:
- the TEDC2 gene encoding tubulin epsilon and delta complex protein 2 isoform X4, producing MLPAECSRRLVAELRDALDSCAELQRQLEQSLRVSRRLLRAWEPAETPAPEPTPGPEINEEAPSSACPPSPQDLKELELLTQALEKAVRVRKGLSKAGEGVKAHSLKSGSTSPATRASAPPSTSHCAGSCAPGTKPPRGIRHPWVPAKDLPGRRLLLVGDGAHMGKGAGANKPEAGLRDQQIIPQAAPPVPEAFTLKDKGALLRLPEAFRKAASRNARLWAQLSSMQTGDSVDAAAATAKTQFLQKMQTAAGQPGSRLSSAEVGRLQKACSLLRLRMREELTAAVVEQPQGPWPEGPPRAASPCGGGADPMWSPQLLLYSSTEELQTLAALRLRVAMLDQQVHLEKVLPDSGAWVTVCSGGVGHGEDSRLSLLVQPPRSTREGVDEGTCECAGALGGGGGTGAWCLDSCPRLGPLKCTRPP from the exons ATGCTGCCTGCGGAGTGCTCGCGCCG GCTGGTGGCCGAGCTGCGGGACGCCCTGGACTCCTGCGCCGAGCTACAACGGCAGCTGGAGCAGAGCCTGCGAGTCTCCCGGCGGCTGCTGCGGGCCTG GGAACCAGCCGAGACCCCGGCTCCGGAGCCAACCCCAGGGCCAGAAATTAATGAAGAGGCCCCGTCTTCAG CATGCCCACCCAGCCCTCAGGACCTCAAGGAGCTGGAGCTTCTAACCcaggcactggagaaggcagtACGAGTGCGAAAAGGCCTCTCAAAGGCTGGAGAAGGAGTCAAGGCCCACAGCTTAAAGTCTGGGTCCACTTCCCCTGCCACCAGAGCCTCTGCCCCACCCAGCACCTCACACTGCGCTGGCAGCTGTGCACCAGGGACAAAACCCCCCAGAGGCATCCGCCACCCGTGGGTGCCCGCAAAGGATCTCCCTGGGCGCAGGCTTCTGTTGGTGGGAGATGGAGCCCATATGGGGAAGGGGGCCGGAGCCAACAAGCCTGAAGCAGGCCTCAGGGACCAGCAGATTATCCCCCAGGCTGCTCCTCCAGTTCCAGAAGCCTTTACACTCAAGGATAAGGG GGCCCTACTGCGGCTGCCAGAGGCCTTCAGGAAGGCGGCTTCCCGGAATGCCCG ACTGTGGGCCCAGCTCAGCTCGATGCAGACCGGGGATTctgtggatgctgctgctgccaccgcCAAAACCCAGTTCCTCCAGAAAATGCAAACAGCC GCAGGCCAGCCCGGCTCCAGGCTCAGCTCGGCAGAGGTGGGGCGCCTGCAGAAGGCCTGCTCACTGCTGAGGCTTCGAATGAGGGAGGAACTCACGGCAG CAGTGGTGGAACAGCCACAGGGGCCGTGGCCTGAGGGGCCCCCCAGGGCCGCCTCACCCTGTGGAGGAGGCGCAGACCCAATGTGGAGCCCCCAGCTGCTTCTATACTCCAGCACCGAGGAGCTGCAGACCCTGGCGGCCCTCAGGCTGCGGGTAGCCATGCTGGACCAGCAGGTCCATCTGGAAAAGGTACTTCCAGACTCGGGGGCGTGGGTCACCGTGTGTTCAGGAGGCGTGGGCCATGGGGAGGACTCCAGGCTGAGCCTCTTGGTTCAGCCCCCAAGATCCACCAGGGAAGGAGTGGACGAGGGCACGTGTGAGTGTGCTGGAGCTTTGGGAGGCGGAGGGGGGACTGGAGCGTGGTGCCTCGACTCCTGCCCTAGATTGGGTCCCCTTAAGTGCACCAGGCCCCCCTGA
- the TEDC2 gene encoding tubulin epsilon and delta complex protein 2 isoform X3, whose product MLPAECSRRLVAELRDALDSCAELQRQLEQSLRVSRRLLRAWEPAETPAPEPTPGPEINEEAPSSACPPSPQDLKELELLTQALEKAVRVRKGLSKAGEGVKAHSLKSGSTSPATRASAPPSTSHCAGSCAPGTKPPRGIRHPWVPAKDLPGRRLLLVGDGAHMGKGAGANKPEAGLRDQQIIPQAAPPVPEAFTLKDKGALLRLPEAFRKAASRNARLWAQLSSMQTGDSVDAAAATAKTQFLQKMQTAAGQPGSRLSSAEVGRLQKACSLLRLRMREELTADPKDWTQEYRSLLTLEGLQALVGQCLHRLQELRSAVVEQPQGPWPEGPPRAASPCGGGADPMWSPQLLLYSSTEELQTLAALRLRVAMLDQQVHLEKVLMAELLPLLSEQEPLGRPWLALCRAAHCLLCEGGQRFLTVLRDEPADRLSPP is encoded by the exons ATGCTGCCTGCGGAGTGCTCGCGCCG GCTGGTGGCCGAGCTGCGGGACGCCCTGGACTCCTGCGCCGAGCTACAACGGCAGCTGGAGCAGAGCCTGCGAGTCTCCCGGCGGCTGCTGCGGGCCTG GGAACCAGCCGAGACCCCGGCTCCGGAGCCAACCCCAGGGCCAGAAATTAATGAAGAGGCCCCGTCTTCAG CATGCCCACCCAGCCCTCAGGACCTCAAGGAGCTGGAGCTTCTAACCcaggcactggagaaggcagtACGAGTGCGAAAAGGCCTCTCAAAGGCTGGAGAAGGAGTCAAGGCCCACAGCTTAAAGTCTGGGTCCACTTCCCCTGCCACCAGAGCCTCTGCCCCACCCAGCACCTCACACTGCGCTGGCAGCTGTGCACCAGGGACAAAACCCCCCAGAGGCATCCGCCACCCGTGGGTGCCCGCAAAGGATCTCCCTGGGCGCAGGCTTCTGTTGGTGGGAGATGGAGCCCATATGGGGAAGGGGGCCGGAGCCAACAAGCCTGAAGCAGGCCTCAGGGACCAGCAGATTATCCCCCAGGCTGCTCCTCCAGTTCCAGAAGCCTTTACACTCAAGGATAAGGG GGCCCTACTGCGGCTGCCAGAGGCCTTCAGGAAGGCGGCTTCCCGGAATGCCCG ACTGTGGGCCCAGCTCAGCTCGATGCAGACCGGGGATTctgtggatgctgctgctgccaccgcCAAAACCCAGTTCCTCCAGAAAATGCAAACAGCC GCAGGCCAGCCCGGCTCCAGGCTCAGCTCGGCAGAGGTGGGGCGCCTGCAGAAGGCCTGCTCACTGCTGAGGCTTCGAATGAGGGAGGAACTCACGGCAG ACCCCAAGGACTGGACGCAGGAGTACCGCAGCCTGCTCACCCTGGAAGGGCTGCAGGCCCTGGTGGGGCAGTGTCTGCACAGGCTGCAGGAGCTGCGCTCAG CAGTGGTGGAACAGCCACAGGGGCCGTGGCCTGAGGGGCCCCCCAGGGCCGCCTCACCCTGTGGAGGAGGCGCAGACCCAATGTGGAGCCCCCAGCTGCTTCTATACTCCAGCACCGAGGAGCTGCAGACCCTGGCGGCCCTCAGGCTGCGGGTAGCCATGCTGGACCAGCAGGTCCATCTGGAAAAG GTCCTGATGGCTGAACTGCTCCCCCTGCTAAGCGAGCAGGAGCCCCTGGGGCGCCCCTGGCTGGCGCTGTGCCGGGCTGCGCACTGCCTGCTCTGTGAGGGGGGCCAGCGCTTCCTCACCGTCCTGCGAGATGAGCCTGCTGACCGACTGAGCCCTCCCTGA
- the TEDC2 gene encoding tubulin epsilon and delta complex protein 2 isoform X1, producing MLPAECSRRLVAELRDALDSCAELQRQLEQSLRVSRRLLRAWEPAETPAPEPTPGPEINEEAPSSACPPSPQDLKELELLTQALEKAVRVRKGLSKAGEGVKAHSLKSGSTSPATRASAPPSTSHCAGSCAPGTKPPRGIRHPWVPAKDLPGRRLLLVGDGAHMGKGAGANKPEAGLRDQQIIPQAAPPVPEAFTLKDKGALLRLPEAFRKAASRNARLWAQLSSMQTGDSVDAAAATAKTQFLQKMQTAAGQPGSRLSSAEVGRLQKACSLLRLRMREELTADPKDWTQEYRSLLTLEGLQALVGQCLHRLQELRSAVVEQPQGPWPEGPPRAASPCGGGADPMWSPQLLLYSSTEELQTLAALRLRVAMLDQQVHLEKVLPDSGAWVTVCSGGVGHGEDSRLSLLVQPPRSTREGVDEGTCECAGALGGGGGTGAWCLDSCPRLGPLKCTRPP from the exons ATGCTGCCTGCGGAGTGCTCGCGCCG GCTGGTGGCCGAGCTGCGGGACGCCCTGGACTCCTGCGCCGAGCTACAACGGCAGCTGGAGCAGAGCCTGCGAGTCTCCCGGCGGCTGCTGCGGGCCTG GGAACCAGCCGAGACCCCGGCTCCGGAGCCAACCCCAGGGCCAGAAATTAATGAAGAGGCCCCGTCTTCAG CATGCCCACCCAGCCCTCAGGACCTCAAGGAGCTGGAGCTTCTAACCcaggcactggagaaggcagtACGAGTGCGAAAAGGCCTCTCAAAGGCTGGAGAAGGAGTCAAGGCCCACAGCTTAAAGTCTGGGTCCACTTCCCCTGCCACCAGAGCCTCTGCCCCACCCAGCACCTCACACTGCGCTGGCAGCTGTGCACCAGGGACAAAACCCCCCAGAGGCATCCGCCACCCGTGGGTGCCCGCAAAGGATCTCCCTGGGCGCAGGCTTCTGTTGGTGGGAGATGGAGCCCATATGGGGAAGGGGGCCGGAGCCAACAAGCCTGAAGCAGGCCTCAGGGACCAGCAGATTATCCCCCAGGCTGCTCCTCCAGTTCCAGAAGCCTTTACACTCAAGGATAAGGG GGCCCTACTGCGGCTGCCAGAGGCCTTCAGGAAGGCGGCTTCCCGGAATGCCCG ACTGTGGGCCCAGCTCAGCTCGATGCAGACCGGGGATTctgtggatgctgctgctgccaccgcCAAAACCCAGTTCCTCCAGAAAATGCAAACAGCC GCAGGCCAGCCCGGCTCCAGGCTCAGCTCGGCAGAGGTGGGGCGCCTGCAGAAGGCCTGCTCACTGCTGAGGCTTCGAATGAGGGAGGAACTCACGGCAG ACCCCAAGGACTGGACGCAGGAGTACCGCAGCCTGCTCACCCTGGAAGGGCTGCAGGCCCTGGTGGGGCAGTGTCTGCACAGGCTGCAGGAGCTGCGCTCAG CAGTGGTGGAACAGCCACAGGGGCCGTGGCCTGAGGGGCCCCCCAGGGCCGCCTCACCCTGTGGAGGAGGCGCAGACCCAATGTGGAGCCCCCAGCTGCTTCTATACTCCAGCACCGAGGAGCTGCAGACCCTGGCGGCCCTCAGGCTGCGGGTAGCCATGCTGGACCAGCAGGTCCATCTGGAAAAGGTACTTCCAGACTCGGGGGCGTGGGTCACCGTGTGTTCAGGAGGCGTGGGCCATGGGGAGGACTCCAGGCTGAGCCTCTTGGTTCAGCCCCCAAGATCCACCAGGGAAGGAGTGGACGAGGGCACGTGTGAGTGTGCTGGAGCTTTGGGAGGCGGAGGGGGGACTGGAGCGTGGTGCCTCGACTCCTGCCCTAGATTGGGTCCCCTTAAGTGCACCAGGCCCCCCTGA
- the NTN3 gene encoding netrin-3: MPGWPWGLLLTAGTLSAALSPGPPAPADPCHDDGGAPRGCVPGLVNAALGREVLASSTCGRPATRACDALDPRRAHPAALLTSAGGTANPVCWRSDSLTQVPHNVTLTVPLGKAFELVFVSLRFCSAPPTSLALLKSQDHGRSWTPLGFFSSHCGLDFGRLPAPADGPAGPGPEALCFPAPQAQPDGGGLLAFSVQDGSPPGLDLDSSPVLQDWVTATDIQVVLTRPAVLGNTRGSTATAPYSYSATELQVGGRCKCNGHASRCLLDPQGHLTCDCRHGTEGPDCSRCKPFYCDRPWQRATTREAHACLACSCNGHARRCRFNMELYRLSGRRSGGVCLNCRHNTAGRHCHYCREGFYRDPGRALSDRRACRACDCHPVGAAGKTCNQTTGQCPCKDGVTGLTCNRCAPGFQQSRSPVAPCVKTPVPGPAEESSPVEPQDCDLHCKPARGSYRISLKKFCRKDYAVQVAVGARGEAHGSWTRFPVAVLAVFRSGEERARRGSSALWVPARDAACGCPRLLPGRRYLLLGGGPGAAVGDPGGRGPGLSAARGSLVLPWRDAWTRRLRRLQRRERRGRCGAA; the protein is encoded by the exons ATGCCGGGCTGGCCCTGGGGGCTGCTGCTGACCGCGGGCACGCTCTCGGCCGCGCTGAGCCCGGGGCCGCCGGCGCCCGCCGACCCCTGCCATGACGACGGGGGCGCGCCCCGCGGCTGCGTGCCGGGCCTGGTGAACGCGGCCTTGGGCCGCGAGGTGCTGGCCTCCAGCACGTGCGGGCGGCCGGCCACGCGGGCCTGCGACGCTTTGGACCCGCGGCGGGCACACCCCGCCGCCCTCCTGACCTCTGCAGGCGGCACCGCCAATCCAGTGTGCTGGCGCTCGGACTCGCTGACGCAGGTGCCCCACAACGTGACCCTCACAGTGCCCCTTGGCAAGGCTTTTGAGCTGGTGTTCGTGAGCCTGCGCTTCTGCTCggcaccccccacctccctggcCCTGCTCAAGTCGCAGGACCACGGCCGCAGCTGGACCCCACTCGGCTTCTTCTCCTCCCACTGTGGCCTGGACTTCGGCCGCCTGCCTGCCCCTGCCGATGGCCCAGCTGGCCCGGGGCCCGAAGCCCTGTGCTTCCCTGCGCCCCAGGCCCAGCCCGATGGTGGTGGACTGCTGGCCTTCAGCGTGcaggacggcagcccgccaggcctggATCTGGACAGCAGCCCAGTGCTCCAAGACTGGGTGACCGCCACGGACATTCAAGTAGTGCTCACAAGGCCTGCCGTGCTGGGAAACACCAGGGGCTCCACCGCCACTGCCCCTTACTCTTACTCAGCCACTGAGCTCCAGGTGGGTGGGCGCTGCAAGTGCAATGGGCACGCGTCCAGGTGCCTGCTGGACCCCCAGGGCCACCTGACCTGCGACTGCCGGCACGGCACCGAGGGCCCGGACTGCAGCCGCTGCAAGCCCTTCTACTGCGACAGGCCGTGGCAGCGGgccaccacccgggaagcccatgcCTGCCTTG CTTGCTCCTGCAATGGCCATGCTCGCCGCTGCCGCTTCAACATGGAGCTGTACCGACTGTCTGGCCGCCGCAGTGGCGGTGTCTGCCTCAACTGCCGGCACAATACCGCGGGCCGGCACTGCCACTACTGCCGGGAGGGCTTTTACCGAGACCCTGGCCGTGCCCTGAGTGACCGCCGTGCCTGTAGGG CCTGTGACTGTCACCCTGTTGGTGCTGCTGGCAAAACCTGCAACCAGACCACCGGCCAGTGTCCCTGCAAGGATGGTGTCACTGGCCTCACCTGCAACCGCTGTGCCCCTGGCTTCCAGCAGAGCCGCTCTCCAGTGGCACCCTGCGTTA AGACGCCTGTCCCTGGACCCGCTGAGGAGAGCAGTCCTGTGGAGCCCCAGG ACTGCGACTTGCACTGCAAACCCGCCCGTGGCAGCTACCGCATCAGCCTGAAGAAGTTCTGCAGGAAGGACTACG CGGTGCAGGTGGCGGTGGGCGCGCGCGGCGAGGCGCATGGCTCCTGGACGCGCTTCCCGGTGGCCGTACTCGCCGTGTTCCGGAGCGGCGAGGAGCGCGCCCGGCGCGGGAGCAGCGCGCTGTGGGTGCCGGCGCGGGACGCCGCCTGCGGCTGCCCCCGCCTACTGCCGGGCCGCCGCTACCTGCTGCTGGGGGGCGGGCCGGGGGCCGCGGTCGGGGACcccgggggccgggggccggggctCAGCGCCGCCCGCGGGAGCCTCGTGTTGCCCTGGCGGGATGCGTGGACGAGACGCCTTCGGAGGCTGCAGCGGCGCGAGCGGCGGGGGCGCTGTGGGGCTGCCTGA
- the TEDC2 gene encoding tubulin epsilon and delta complex protein 2 isoform X2 has translation MLPAECSRRLVAELRDALDSCAELQRQLEQSLRVSRRLLRAWEPAETPAPEPTPGPEINEEAPSSACPPSPQDLKELELLTQALEKAVRVRKGLSKAGEGVKAHSLKSGSTSPATRASAPPSTSHCAGSCAPGTKPPRGIRHPWVPAKDLPGRRLLLVGDGAHMGKGAGANKPEAGLRDQQIIPQAAPPVPEAFTLKDKGALLRLPEAFRKAASRNARLWAQLSSMQTGDSVDAAAATAKTQFLQKMQTAAGQPGSRLSSAEVGRLQKACSLLRLRMREELTADPKDWTQEYRSLLTLEGLQALVGQCLHRLQELRSVVEQPQGPWPEGPPRAASPCGGGADPMWSPQLLLYSSTEELQTLAALRLRVAMLDQQVHLEKVLPDSGAWVTVCSGGVGHGEDSRLSLLVQPPRSTREGVDEGTCECAGALGGGGGTGAWCLDSCPRLGPLKCTRPP, from the exons ATGCTGCCTGCGGAGTGCTCGCGCCG GCTGGTGGCCGAGCTGCGGGACGCCCTGGACTCCTGCGCCGAGCTACAACGGCAGCTGGAGCAGAGCCTGCGAGTCTCCCGGCGGCTGCTGCGGGCCTG GGAACCAGCCGAGACCCCGGCTCCGGAGCCAACCCCAGGGCCAGAAATTAATGAAGAGGCCCCGTCTTCAG CATGCCCACCCAGCCCTCAGGACCTCAAGGAGCTGGAGCTTCTAACCcaggcactggagaaggcagtACGAGTGCGAAAAGGCCTCTCAAAGGCTGGAGAAGGAGTCAAGGCCCACAGCTTAAAGTCTGGGTCCACTTCCCCTGCCACCAGAGCCTCTGCCCCACCCAGCACCTCACACTGCGCTGGCAGCTGTGCACCAGGGACAAAACCCCCCAGAGGCATCCGCCACCCGTGGGTGCCCGCAAAGGATCTCCCTGGGCGCAGGCTTCTGTTGGTGGGAGATGGAGCCCATATGGGGAAGGGGGCCGGAGCCAACAAGCCTGAAGCAGGCCTCAGGGACCAGCAGATTATCCCCCAGGCTGCTCCTCCAGTTCCAGAAGCCTTTACACTCAAGGATAAGGG GGCCCTACTGCGGCTGCCAGAGGCCTTCAGGAAGGCGGCTTCCCGGAATGCCCG ACTGTGGGCCCAGCTCAGCTCGATGCAGACCGGGGATTctgtggatgctgctgctgccaccgcCAAAACCCAGTTCCTCCAGAAAATGCAAACAGCC GCAGGCCAGCCCGGCTCCAGGCTCAGCTCGGCAGAGGTGGGGCGCCTGCAGAAGGCCTGCTCACTGCTGAGGCTTCGAATGAGGGAGGAACTCACGGCAG ACCCCAAGGACTGGACGCAGGAGTACCGCAGCCTGCTCACCCTGGAAGGGCTGCAGGCCCTGGTGGGGCAGTGTCTGCACAGGCTGCAGGAGCTGCGCTCAG TGGTGGAACAGCCACAGGGGCCGTGGCCTGAGGGGCCCCCCAGGGCCGCCTCACCCTGTGGAGGAGGCGCAGACCCAATGTGGAGCCCCCAGCTGCTTCTATACTCCAGCACCGAGGAGCTGCAGACCCTGGCGGCCCTCAGGCTGCGGGTAGCCATGCTGGACCAGCAGGTCCATCTGGAAAAGGTACTTCCAGACTCGGGGGCGTGGGTCACCGTGTGTTCAGGAGGCGTGGGCCATGGGGAGGACTCCAGGCTGAGCCTCTTGGTTCAGCCCCCAAGATCCACCAGGGAAGGAGTGGACGAGGGCACGTGTGAGTGTGCTGGAGCTTTGGGAGGCGGAGGGGGGACTGGAGCGTGGTGCCTCGACTCCTGCCCTAGATTGGGTCCCCTTAAGTGCACCAGGCCCCCCTGA